Proteins encoded by one window of Salicibibacter halophilus:
- the rpmG gene encoding 50S ribosomal protein L33 has product MRVQVTLACTETGDRNYITSKNKRTHPERMELNKFCPRLNRYTLHRETK; this is encoded by the coding sequence ATGCGTGTTCAAGTAACACTTGCGTGTACGGAAACTGGAGACAGAAACTATATCACATCAAAAAATAAACGGACCCATCCGGAGCGTATGGAGCTAAACAAATTTTGCCCACGGCTTAATCGTTATACGCTTCACCGTGAAACAAAGTAA
- a CDS encoding 5-formyltetrahydrofolate cyclo-ligase — protein MMNKKEIRVYVREQFSMLASEEREKRGREIHGELFGQSFWKQARIVAVTVDTYQEIPTRPIIEKAWREGKTIVVPKVDRERHQLDFYTLTSFLHLENGNHGLQEPMPSKCEQIAKENIDFVIVPGLAFNRAGYRIGFGGGYYDRFLENYQGKTAALAFSFQLFPSLPIETHDLPVHHLVTEQA, from the coding sequence ATGATGAACAAAAAAGAGATTCGCGTGTATGTGCGTGAACAATTTTCCATGCTGGCAAGTGAAGAACGGGAGAAGCGTGGCCGGGAGATACATGGGGAATTGTTTGGCCAATCATTCTGGAAACAAGCAAGAATCGTTGCCGTAACCGTTGATACATATCAAGAAATACCGACAAGGCCTATCATAGAGAAAGCTTGGCGGGAAGGGAAAACGATCGTCGTCCCCAAAGTGGACCGTGAGCGCCATCAATTGGACTTTTATACGCTGACGTCGTTTTTACATTTGGAGAACGGGAACCATGGCTTGCAGGAACCTATGCCTTCCAAATGTGAACAAATCGCAAAGGAAAACATCGACTTCGTAATCGTACCGGGCTTGGCTTTTAATCGCGCGGGTTATCGCATCGGGTTTGGCGGCGGCTACTACGACCGGTTTCTTGAAAATTACCAAGGAAAGACCGCCGCACTTGCCTTTTCTTTTCAACTTTTTCCCTCTTTGCCGATTGAAACGCACGATCTTCCCGTTCACCATTTAGTGACGGAGCAAGCATAA
- a CDS encoding DUF92 domain-containing protein, whose product MVILLLIGVALMAYVAYRYETLTIGGAWTAFLVGAGIAIPFSYEGLLLLALFFIGSTLFGRLPTRTFKRETEVRTAGQVFANGGVAALLAFSVFLFADDELAKIMFISALAAANSDTWATEGGRRWGGRPYHIRINTRTDTGRSGAITPIGTMAAFIGSGLIAIFGSFLLLGGDWMFVMTIAGFTGAMADTAIGAYLQEERKCMRCNRLTEDTSHCGHNTQIIRGIPGFDNNKVNIACTIVAPLFAMAIFLLV is encoded by the coding sequence ATGGTTATTCTGTTGCTTATAGGCGTCGCCCTTATGGCTTACGTTGCTTATCGTTATGAGACGTTGACCATTGGTGGTGCCTGGACGGCATTTCTTGTTGGCGCGGGCATTGCCATTCCTTTTTCTTACGAAGGGCTGCTCCTCCTGGCGCTATTTTTTATCGGCAGTACATTGTTCGGTCGATTACCGACCCGTACGTTCAAGCGGGAAACGGAAGTGCGCACCGCCGGACAAGTGTTTGCCAACGGCGGTGTCGCTGCTCTTCTTGCTTTTTCGGTTTTTTTGTTTGCAGACGATGAACTTGCCAAGATCATGTTCATAAGCGCGCTTGCTGCTGCAAACAGTGACACTTGGGCAACGGAGGGCGGCCGTCGATGGGGCGGGCGCCCGTACCATATCAGAATCAACACTCGTACGGATACCGGGCGATCAGGAGCGATTACGCCGATTGGCACGATGGCTGCATTTATCGGAAGCGGTCTTATCGCTATTTTCGGAAGCTTCCTCCTTTTGGGTGGGGATTGGATGTTCGTGATGACGATCGCCGGTTTTACCGGGGCGATGGCCGATACAGCCATTGGGGCTTATCTTCAAGAAGAGCGCAAATGCATGCGCTGCAATCGTCTTACGGAAGATACAAGCCATTGCGGCCATAACACTCAAATCATACGAGGCATTCCGGGTTTTGACAATAATAAGGTGAACATTGCATGCACCATTGTGGCGCCTTTATTCGCCATGGCTATCTTTCTCCTCGTATAG
- a CDS encoding rhomboid family intramembrane serine protease: protein MNAMEVRDQDVLFWELAHHLVAKNGFQAVHVTNDRKQLWLEKETDKEQFLLSLSKIDMAWSRGLGQLMKDNARQFQSIKRGSPRKATVYHNLYITSMAPADDWKSKTRDIIYTDAARRKPMQTWLFSASVGAQHGDDIEKFLGLLHAEENWPSKEEMLDDDEDSRAQKTAHQRQRIIRNIEREQEEAVKVFTYGKSRFTYVLLALILMIFVWMESVADSTDVLALIDFGAKYNPLIDDGEWWRIFTSMFLHIGIFHLFMNSLALLFLGTAVERIFGTSRFIWIYLVAGIVGSTASYAFTEQVSAGASGAIFGCFGALVFFGISHPRLFFRTIGRSVIIILLINVIFGTVVPMVDNGAHMGGLVGGFLAAATVGMPDKTYKLKQLGVIPAIALLTVLLFAYGYYGEGNDPAEPIVQIQMAQELMEEEAYDEAYDTMASVIEETDMLEAYFVIGNAAFGLEDYEEARDYYHEALDENPDFHEAAYNLALVYAEEGEEEQAREYAERALEIEPDNEQYEDLLEDL from the coding sequence ATGAACGCGATGGAGGTTAGAGATCAAGATGTGCTCTTTTGGGAGCTCGCGCATCATCTCGTAGCAAAAAACGGATTCCAGGCTGTCCACGTGACAAATGACCGCAAACAACTATGGCTGGAAAAGGAAACGGATAAGGAGCAATTTTTGCTTTCCCTTTCCAAAATAGACATGGCTTGGAGCCGAGGCCTGGGTCAATTAATGAAGGACAATGCCCGTCAATTCCAATCTATTAAGAGGGGTTCTCCCCGCAAGGCAACCGTTTACCATAATTTATATATTACTTCAATGGCTCCCGCGGACGATTGGAAAAGCAAGACGCGTGATATTATTTATACCGATGCGGCGCGGCGCAAGCCGATGCAAACATGGTTATTTTCCGCATCGGTCGGAGCCCAGCACGGCGATGATATTGAAAAGTTTTTAGGCTTGTTACATGCAGAAGAAAATTGGCCTAGCAAAGAAGAAATGCTTGACGATGATGAGGATTCGCGAGCCCAAAAAACAGCCCATCAACGGCAACGCATTATAAGAAATATTGAGCGGGAGCAAGAGGAAGCCGTCAAGGTTTTTACATATGGAAAGTCACGCTTCACGTATGTTTTGCTCGCTTTGATTTTAATGATTTTTGTCTGGATGGAATCGGTCGCGGACTCAACGGATGTGTTGGCACTGATTGATTTCGGCGCAAAATATAACCCCTTGATCGATGACGGGGAATGGTGGCGTATTTTCACGTCGATGTTTTTGCATATCGGGATCTTTCATTTATTTATGAACTCCCTTGCCCTTCTATTTTTGGGAACGGCAGTGGAACGTATTTTTGGAACGTCACGGTTTATTTGGATATACTTGGTGGCCGGCATTGTTGGTTCCACGGCCAGTTATGCGTTTACCGAACAGGTTTCCGCGGGAGCTTCCGGAGCGATTTTTGGCTGCTTCGGCGCTCTGGTTTTCTTTGGAATCAGCCATCCTCGTCTTTTTTTCCGAACGATCGGAAGAAGTGTTATTATCATTCTTTTGATTAATGTCATTTTCGGGACGGTCGTTCCAATGGTTGACAACGGTGCCCACATGGGAGGTTTAGTTGGGGGATTTCTAGCCGCAGCTACGGTGGGCATGCCTGACAAGACGTATAAATTAAAACAACTTGGCGTTATTCCCGCGATTGCCTTACTCACCGTACTTTTATTTGCCTATGGATATTACGGCGAAGGAAACGATCCGGCGGAACCTATTGTGCAGATTCAAATGGCTCAGGAACTTATGGAAGAAGAGGCGTATGATGAAGCCTACGATACGATGGCGAGTGTGATTGAGGAGACAGACATGCTCGAAGCGTATTTTGTGATCGGAAATGCAGCGTTTGGGCTTGAGGATTATGAGGAAGCCCGGGATTACTATCATGAAGCATTGGACGAGAACCCGGATTTTCACGAGGCAGCTTATAATCTCGCGCTTGTGTATGCAGAAGAGGGCGAGGAAGAACAGGCCCGTGAATACGCTGAACGGGCTCTTGAAATAGAACCTGATAATGAACAATACGAAGATTTATTGGAAGACCTTTAG